A stretch of the Erinaceus europaeus chromosome 1, mEriEur2.1, whole genome shotgun sequence genome encodes the following:
- the MROH6 gene encoding maestro heat-like repeat-containing protein family member 6 isoform X7, with protein MAGGVWGRGRVAPVGGLTLTALAEGIQGIQGQPLGSPSEDPQPDLAAEPGCAGATHTAGSVPCSPPSAQEPAPEGPSQATQSSWEDGALADLALYTAGCMEEAGYAGTQETALTLSSALEAQGERLENQVQALVCGLLSQVPSLAEGRPRRAALRVLSALALDHARDVVCALLPCSLPPDRPALTLPLAHTSRTAAELWRSLSRNQRVNGQVLVQLLWALKGAAGLQLDALAATHALGEMLTVSGCVGATRGFYPHLLLVLVTQLHKLAQGPRTPDSPKVWGPSHRGPPHSHASCAVEALKALLTGDGSRMVVTCMEQAGGWRRLVGAHTHLEGVLLLASAMVAHADHHLRGLFADLLPRLRSPDYAQRLTAMAFFTGLLQSRPTARLLREEAILERLRAWQGDPEPTVRWLGLLGLGHLALNRGKVRHVGTLLPALLGALGEGDTRLVGAALGALRRLLLRPRAPVRLLSSELRPRLPPLLDDARDSVRASAVGLLGTLVRRGRGGLRLGLRGPLRKLVLQSLVPLLLRLHDSSRDAAESSEWTLARCDQALRWGLLEEMVTVAHYDSPEALSRVCHRLVSQGTPAPVHLLQPLLLPQALLSQVQQYPSCVPTFLSQTQGYLRSPQGPLRRAAAVLIGLSWPRLPRPSHQPQLCQPGPAGLPDAGPGAATE; from the exons ATGGCTGGGGGTGTGTGGGGCCGGGGCCGGGTGGCTCCCGTGGGAGGCCTCACCTTGACAGCTCTGGCTGAAGGGATTCAGGGCATCCAGGGACAGCCCCTGGGATCCCCTTCTGAGGACCCTCAGCCTGATCTTGCTGCAGAGCCTGGGTGTGCTGGTGCCACCCACACAGCAGGCAGTGTGCCCTGTTCCCCACCCAGTGCCCAGGAGCCAGCCCCTGAGGGACCCTCACAG GCTACCCAGAGCTCCTGGGAAGATGGGGCCCTTGCAGACCTGGCCTTATACACAGCTGGCTGCATGGAAGAGGCCGGCTATGCAGGCACCCAGGAGACAGCTCTCACCCTCTCCTCAGCCCTGGAAGCCCAAGGGGAGAGGCTGGAGAATCAG GTGCAAGCCCTGGTGTGCGGGCTTCTGTCACAGGTGCCCAGCCTGGCAGAGGGCAGGCCCCGGCGGGCAGCCCTGCGGGTGCTGAGTGCACTAGCCCTGGACCACGCACGGGATGTGGTGTGTgcgctgctgccctgctcactgcCCCCTGACCG CCCAGCACTGACCTTGCCACTTGCCCATACCTCCAGGACGGCAGCTGAGCTGTGGCGCAGCCTGAGCCGGAACCAGCGTGTGAACGGGCAGGTGCTGGTGCAGCTGCTGTGGGCACTAAAGGGGGCTGCTGGGCTCCAGCTGGATGCGCTGGCG GCCACACATGCCCTCGGAGAGATGCTGACGGTCTCCGGCTGTGTAGGTGCTACGAGGGGCTTTTACCCGCACCTCCTACTTGTGCTGGTCACACAGCTGCACAAGCTCGCCCAGGGCCCACGCACCCCTGACAGTCCCAAGGTTTGGGGCCCATCCCACCGAGGACCACCACACAGCCATGCCAG CTGTGCGGTGGAGGCCTTGAAGGCCCTGCTTACGGGGGATGGCAGCCGCATGGTGGTCACGTGCATGGAGCAGGCAGGAGGCTGGAGGAGGCTGGTGGGAGCCCACACACATCTGGAGGGCGTCCTGCTGCTGGCCAG TGCCATGGTGGCACACGCTGACCACCACCTGAGAGGCCTCTTCGCAGACCTACTTCCGCGGCTGCGCAGCCCAGACTATGCGCAGCGCCTCACGGCCATGGCCTTTTTCACGGGG CTGTTGCAGAGCCGACCCACAGCGCGGCTGCTACGGGAGGAGGCCATCCTGGAGCGGCTCCGCGCCTGGCAGGGCGACCCCGAGCCCACCGTGCGCTGGCTGGGCCTGCTGGGCCTTGGCCACTTGGCACTGAACCGAGgaaag GTGCGGCACGTGGGCACGCTATTGCCCGCGCTCCTGGGCGCGCTGGGTGAGGGCGACACGCGCCTCGTGGGAGCCGCGCTGGGCGCGCTGCGGAGGCTCCTGCTGCGGCCTCGGGCTCCGGTGAGGTTGCTGAGCTCTGAGCTGCGGCCGCGCCTGCCACCGCTGCTGGACGAC GCCCGGGACTCAGTCCGAGCGTCAGCCGTAGGGCTGCTGGGGACGCTGGTgcggcggggccggggcgggCTCCGGCTGGGGCTCCGAGGCCCCCTGCGCAAACTGGTGCTGCAGAGTCTGGTGCCGCTGCTCTTGCGCCTGCACGACTCTAGCCGAGATGCAGCTGAG AGCTCAGAATGGACCCTGGCCCGCTGTGACCAGGCATTGCGTTGGGGTCTGCTGGAGGAGATGGTCACCGTTGCCCACTACGACAGCCCAGAGGCCCTCAGCCGCGTCTGCCATCGCCTG GTTTCCCAGGGGACCCCAGCCCCTGTACACCTTCTGCAGCCACTACTCTTGCCACAAGCCCTTCTGTCTCAGGTCCAGCAGTACCCAAGCTGTGTGCCCACCTTTCTGAGCCAGACCCAGGGCTATCTACGGAGCCCACAGGGGCCCCTGCGCCGGGCAGCTGCTGTGCTCATAG GTTTGTCCTGGCCTAGGCTTCCTCGCCCATCACACCAGCCCCAGCTGTGTCAGCCAGGACCTGCTGGACTCCCTGATGCAGG ACCTGGGGCAGCTACAGAGTGA
- the MROH6 gene encoding maestro heat-like repeat-containing protein family member 6 isoform X8, which produces MAGGVWGRGRVAPVGGLTLTALAEGIQGIQGQPLGSPSEDPQPDLAAEPGCAGATHTAGSVPCSPPSAQEPAPEGPSQATQSSWEDGALADLALYTAGCMEEAGYAGTQETALTLSSALEAQGERLENQVQALVCGLLSQVPSLAEGRPRRAALRVLSALALDHARDVVCALLPCSLPPDRPALTLPLAHTSRTAAELWRSLSRNQRVNGQVLVQLLWALKGAAGLQLDALAATHALGEMLTVSGCVGATRGFYPHLLLVLVTQLHKLAQGPRTPDSPKVWGPSHRGPPHSHASCAVEALKALLTGDGSRMVVTCMEQAGGWRRLVGAHTHLEGVLLLASAMVAHADHHLRGLFADLLPRLRSPDYAQRLTAMAFFTGLLQSRPTARLLREEAILERLRAWQGDPEPTVRWLGLLGLGHLALNRGKVRHVGTLLPALLGALGEGDTRLVGAALGALRRLLLRPRAPVRLLSSELRPRLPPLLDDARDSVRASAVGLLGTLVRRGRGGLRLGLRGPLRKLVLQSLVPLLLRLHDSSRDAAESSEWTLARCDQALRWGLLEEMVTVAHYDSPEALSRVCHRLVQQYPSCVPTFLSQTQGYLRSPQGPLRRAAAVLIGLSWPRLPRPSHQPQLCQPGPAGLPDAGPGAATE; this is translated from the exons ATGGCTGGGGGTGTGTGGGGCCGGGGCCGGGTGGCTCCCGTGGGAGGCCTCACCTTGACAGCTCTGGCTGAAGGGATTCAGGGCATCCAGGGACAGCCCCTGGGATCCCCTTCTGAGGACCCTCAGCCTGATCTTGCTGCAGAGCCTGGGTGTGCTGGTGCCACCCACACAGCAGGCAGTGTGCCCTGTTCCCCACCCAGTGCCCAGGAGCCAGCCCCTGAGGGACCCTCACAG GCTACCCAGAGCTCCTGGGAAGATGGGGCCCTTGCAGACCTGGCCTTATACACAGCTGGCTGCATGGAAGAGGCCGGCTATGCAGGCACCCAGGAGACAGCTCTCACCCTCTCCTCAGCCCTGGAAGCCCAAGGGGAGAGGCTGGAGAATCAG GTGCAAGCCCTGGTGTGCGGGCTTCTGTCACAGGTGCCCAGCCTGGCAGAGGGCAGGCCCCGGCGGGCAGCCCTGCGGGTGCTGAGTGCACTAGCCCTGGACCACGCACGGGATGTGGTGTGTgcgctgctgccctgctcactgcCCCCTGACCG CCCAGCACTGACCTTGCCACTTGCCCATACCTCCAGGACGGCAGCTGAGCTGTGGCGCAGCCTGAGCCGGAACCAGCGTGTGAACGGGCAGGTGCTGGTGCAGCTGCTGTGGGCACTAAAGGGGGCTGCTGGGCTCCAGCTGGATGCGCTGGCG GCCACACATGCCCTCGGAGAGATGCTGACGGTCTCCGGCTGTGTAGGTGCTACGAGGGGCTTTTACCCGCACCTCCTACTTGTGCTGGTCACACAGCTGCACAAGCTCGCCCAGGGCCCACGCACCCCTGACAGTCCCAAGGTTTGGGGCCCATCCCACCGAGGACCACCACACAGCCATGCCAG CTGTGCGGTGGAGGCCTTGAAGGCCCTGCTTACGGGGGATGGCAGCCGCATGGTGGTCACGTGCATGGAGCAGGCAGGAGGCTGGAGGAGGCTGGTGGGAGCCCACACACATCTGGAGGGCGTCCTGCTGCTGGCCAG TGCCATGGTGGCACACGCTGACCACCACCTGAGAGGCCTCTTCGCAGACCTACTTCCGCGGCTGCGCAGCCCAGACTATGCGCAGCGCCTCACGGCCATGGCCTTTTTCACGGGG CTGTTGCAGAGCCGACCCACAGCGCGGCTGCTACGGGAGGAGGCCATCCTGGAGCGGCTCCGCGCCTGGCAGGGCGACCCCGAGCCCACCGTGCGCTGGCTGGGCCTGCTGGGCCTTGGCCACTTGGCACTGAACCGAGgaaag GTGCGGCACGTGGGCACGCTATTGCCCGCGCTCCTGGGCGCGCTGGGTGAGGGCGACACGCGCCTCGTGGGAGCCGCGCTGGGCGCGCTGCGGAGGCTCCTGCTGCGGCCTCGGGCTCCGGTGAGGTTGCTGAGCTCTGAGCTGCGGCCGCGCCTGCCACCGCTGCTGGACGAC GCCCGGGACTCAGTCCGAGCGTCAGCCGTAGGGCTGCTGGGGACGCTGGTgcggcggggccggggcgggCTCCGGCTGGGGCTCCGAGGCCCCCTGCGCAAACTGGTGCTGCAGAGTCTGGTGCCGCTGCTCTTGCGCCTGCACGACTCTAGCCGAGATGCAGCTGAG AGCTCAGAATGGACCCTGGCCCGCTGTGACCAGGCATTGCGTTGGGGTCTGCTGGAGGAGATGGTCACCGTTGCCCACTACGACAGCCCAGAGGCCCTCAGCCGCGTCTGCCATCGCCTG GTCCAGCAGTACCCAAGCTGTGTGCCCACCTTTCTGAGCCAGACCCAGGGCTATCTACGGAGCCCACAGGGGCCCCTGCGCCGGGCAGCTGCTGTGCTCATAG GTTTGTCCTGGCCTAGGCTTCCTCGCCCATCACACCAGCCCCAGCTGTGTCAGCCAGGACCTGCTGGACTCCCTGATGCAGG ACCTGGGGCAGCTACAGAGTGA
- the MROH6 gene encoding maestro heat-like repeat-containing protein family member 6 isoform X4 codes for MAGGVWGRGRVAPVGGLTLTALAEGIQGIQGQPLGSPSEDPQPDLAAEPGCAGATHTAGSVPCSPPSAQEPAPEGPSQATQSSWEDGALADLALYTAGCMEEAGYAGTQETALTLSSALEAQGERLENQVQALVCGLLSQVPSLAEGRPRRAALRVLSALALDHARDVVCALLPCSLPPDRTAAELWRSLSRNQRVNGQVLVQLLWALKGAAGLQLDALAATHALGEMLTVSGCVGATRGFYPHLLLVLVTQLHKLAQGPRTPDSPKVWGPSHRGPPHSHASCAVEALKALLTGDGSRMVVTCMEQAGGWRRLVGAHTHLEGVLLLASAMVAHADHHLRGLFADLLPRLRSPDYAQRLTAMAFFTGLLQSRPTARLLREEAILERLRAWQGDPEPTVRWLGLLGLGHLALNRGKVRHVGTLLPALLGALGEGDTRLVGAALGALRRLLLRPRAPVRLLSSELRPRLPPLLDDARDSVRASAVGLLGTLVRRGRGGLRLGLRGPLRKLVLQSLVPLLLRLHDSSRDAAESSEWTLARCDQALRWGLLEEMVTVAHYDSPEALSRVCHRLVQQYPSCVPTFLSQTQGYLRSPQGPLRRAAAVLIGFLAHHTSPSCVSQDLLDSLMQDLGQLQSDPEPAVVSAAHVSAQQVALLARTLEPPHTSRLLSLHLLARLARLGTLTHQGHSASPARPLPVYTDSPFQRRSLADRWGCLGAS; via the exons ATGGCTGGGGGTGTGTGGGGCCGGGGCCGGGTGGCTCCCGTGGGAGGCCTCACCTTGACAGCTCTGGCTGAAGGGATTCAGGGCATCCAGGGACAGCCCCTGGGATCCCCTTCTGAGGACCCTCAGCCTGATCTTGCTGCAGAGCCTGGGTGTGCTGGTGCCACCCACACAGCAGGCAGTGTGCCCTGTTCCCCACCCAGTGCCCAGGAGCCAGCCCCTGAGGGACCCTCACAG GCTACCCAGAGCTCCTGGGAAGATGGGGCCCTTGCAGACCTGGCCTTATACACAGCTGGCTGCATGGAAGAGGCCGGCTATGCAGGCACCCAGGAGACAGCTCTCACCCTCTCCTCAGCCCTGGAAGCCCAAGGGGAGAGGCTGGAGAATCAG GTGCAAGCCCTGGTGTGCGGGCTTCTGTCACAGGTGCCCAGCCTGGCAGAGGGCAGGCCCCGGCGGGCAGCCCTGCGGGTGCTGAGTGCACTAGCCCTGGACCACGCACGGGATGTGGTGTGTgcgctgctgccctgctcactgcCCCCTGACCG GACGGCAGCTGAGCTGTGGCGCAGCCTGAGCCGGAACCAGCGTGTGAACGGGCAGGTGCTGGTGCAGCTGCTGTGGGCACTAAAGGGGGCTGCTGGGCTCCAGCTGGATGCGCTGGCG GCCACACATGCCCTCGGAGAGATGCTGACGGTCTCCGGCTGTGTAGGTGCTACGAGGGGCTTTTACCCGCACCTCCTACTTGTGCTGGTCACACAGCTGCACAAGCTCGCCCAGGGCCCACGCACCCCTGACAGTCCCAAGGTTTGGGGCCCATCCCACCGAGGACCACCACACAGCCATGCCAG CTGTGCGGTGGAGGCCTTGAAGGCCCTGCTTACGGGGGATGGCAGCCGCATGGTGGTCACGTGCATGGAGCAGGCAGGAGGCTGGAGGAGGCTGGTGGGAGCCCACACACATCTGGAGGGCGTCCTGCTGCTGGCCAG TGCCATGGTGGCACACGCTGACCACCACCTGAGAGGCCTCTTCGCAGACCTACTTCCGCGGCTGCGCAGCCCAGACTATGCGCAGCGCCTCACGGCCATGGCCTTTTTCACGGGG CTGTTGCAGAGCCGACCCACAGCGCGGCTGCTACGGGAGGAGGCCATCCTGGAGCGGCTCCGCGCCTGGCAGGGCGACCCCGAGCCCACCGTGCGCTGGCTGGGCCTGCTGGGCCTTGGCCACTTGGCACTGAACCGAGgaaag GTGCGGCACGTGGGCACGCTATTGCCCGCGCTCCTGGGCGCGCTGGGTGAGGGCGACACGCGCCTCGTGGGAGCCGCGCTGGGCGCGCTGCGGAGGCTCCTGCTGCGGCCTCGGGCTCCGGTGAGGTTGCTGAGCTCTGAGCTGCGGCCGCGCCTGCCACCGCTGCTGGACGAC GCCCGGGACTCAGTCCGAGCGTCAGCCGTAGGGCTGCTGGGGACGCTGGTgcggcggggccggggcgggCTCCGGCTGGGGCTCCGAGGCCCCCTGCGCAAACTGGTGCTGCAGAGTCTGGTGCCGCTGCTCTTGCGCCTGCACGACTCTAGCCGAGATGCAGCTGAG AGCTCAGAATGGACCCTGGCCCGCTGTGACCAGGCATTGCGTTGGGGTCTGCTGGAGGAGATGGTCACCGTTGCCCACTACGACAGCCCAGAGGCCCTCAGCCGCGTCTGCCATCGCCTG GTCCAGCAGTACCCAAGCTGTGTGCCCACCTTTCTGAGCCAGACCCAGGGCTATCTACGGAGCCCACAGGGGCCCCTGCGCCGGGCAGCTGCTGTGCTCATAG GCTTCCTCGCCCATCACACCAGCCCCAGCTGTGTCAGCCAGGACCTGCTGGACTCCCTGATGCAGG ACCTGGGGCAGCTACAGAGTGACCCTGAACCAGCTGTGGTGTCTGCTGCACATGTGTCTGCCCAGCAGGTAGCTCTGCTGGCCCGAACCCTGGAGCCACCCCACACCTCCCGTCTCCTGAGCCTGCACCTCCTGGCCCGCCTGGCCCGCCTAGGCACCCTGACCCATCAGGGCCACAGTGCCAGCCCTGCTCGGCCCCTACCCGTCTACACAGACAGCCCTTTCCAGCGCCGGAGCCTTGCAGACCGTTGGGGCTGTTTGGGAGCCAGCTGA
- the MROH6 gene encoding maestro heat-like repeat-containing protein family member 6 isoform X11: MAGGVWGRGRVAPVGGLTLTALAEGIQGIQGQPLGSPSEDPQPDLAAEPGCAGATHTAGSVPCSPPSAQEPAPEGPSQATQSSWEDGALADLALYTAGCMEEAGYAGTQETALTLSSALEAQGERLENQVQALVCGLLSQVPSLAEGRPRRAALRVLSALALDHARDVVCALLPCSLPPDRTAAELWRSLSRNQRVNGQVLVQLLWALKGAAGLQLDALALLQSRPTARLLREEAILERLRAWQGDPEPTVRWLGLLGLGHLALNRGKVRHVGTLLPALLGALGEGDTRLVGAALGALRRLLLRPRAPVRLLSSELRPRLPPLLDDARDSVRASAVGLLGTLVRRGRGGLRLGLRGPLRKLVLQSLVPLLLRLHDSSRDAAESSEWTLARCDQALRWGLLEEMVTVAHYDSPEALSRVCHRLVSQGTPAPVHLLQPLLLPQALLSQVQQYPSCVPTFLSQTQGYLRSPQGPLRRAAAVLIGFLAHHTSPSCVSQDLLDSLMQDLGQLQSDPEPAVVSAAHVSAQQVALLARTLEPPHTSRLLSLHLLARLARLGTLTHQGHSASPARPLPVYTDSPFQRRSLADRWGCLGAS; encoded by the exons ATGGCTGGGGGTGTGTGGGGCCGGGGCCGGGTGGCTCCCGTGGGAGGCCTCACCTTGACAGCTCTGGCTGAAGGGATTCAGGGCATCCAGGGACAGCCCCTGGGATCCCCTTCTGAGGACCCTCAGCCTGATCTTGCTGCAGAGCCTGGGTGTGCTGGTGCCACCCACACAGCAGGCAGTGTGCCCTGTTCCCCACCCAGTGCCCAGGAGCCAGCCCCTGAGGGACCCTCACAG GCTACCCAGAGCTCCTGGGAAGATGGGGCCCTTGCAGACCTGGCCTTATACACAGCTGGCTGCATGGAAGAGGCCGGCTATGCAGGCACCCAGGAGACAGCTCTCACCCTCTCCTCAGCCCTGGAAGCCCAAGGGGAGAGGCTGGAGAATCAG GTGCAAGCCCTGGTGTGCGGGCTTCTGTCACAGGTGCCCAGCCTGGCAGAGGGCAGGCCCCGGCGGGCAGCCCTGCGGGTGCTGAGTGCACTAGCCCTGGACCACGCACGGGATGTGGTGTGTgcgctgctgccctgctcactgcCCCCTGACCG GACGGCAGCTGAGCTGTGGCGCAGCCTGAGCCGGAACCAGCGTGTGAACGGGCAGGTGCTGGTGCAGCTGCTGTGGGCACTAAAGGGGGCTGCTGGGCTCCAGCTGGATGCGCTGGCG CTGTTGCAGAGCCGACCCACAGCGCGGCTGCTACGGGAGGAGGCCATCCTGGAGCGGCTCCGCGCCTGGCAGGGCGACCCCGAGCCCACCGTGCGCTGGCTGGGCCTGCTGGGCCTTGGCCACTTGGCACTGAACCGAGgaaag GTGCGGCACGTGGGCACGCTATTGCCCGCGCTCCTGGGCGCGCTGGGTGAGGGCGACACGCGCCTCGTGGGAGCCGCGCTGGGCGCGCTGCGGAGGCTCCTGCTGCGGCCTCGGGCTCCGGTGAGGTTGCTGAGCTCTGAGCTGCGGCCGCGCCTGCCACCGCTGCTGGACGAC GCCCGGGACTCAGTCCGAGCGTCAGCCGTAGGGCTGCTGGGGACGCTGGTgcggcggggccggggcgggCTCCGGCTGGGGCTCCGAGGCCCCCTGCGCAAACTGGTGCTGCAGAGTCTGGTGCCGCTGCTCTTGCGCCTGCACGACTCTAGCCGAGATGCAGCTGAG AGCTCAGAATGGACCCTGGCCCGCTGTGACCAGGCATTGCGTTGGGGTCTGCTGGAGGAGATGGTCACCGTTGCCCACTACGACAGCCCAGAGGCCCTCAGCCGCGTCTGCCATCGCCTG GTTTCCCAGGGGACCCCAGCCCCTGTACACCTTCTGCAGCCACTACTCTTGCCACAAGCCCTTCTGTCTCAGGTCCAGCAGTACCCAAGCTGTGTGCCCACCTTTCTGAGCCAGACCCAGGGCTATCTACGGAGCCCACAGGGGCCCCTGCGCCGGGCAGCTGCTGTGCTCATAG GCTTCCTCGCCCATCACACCAGCCCCAGCTGTGTCAGCCAGGACCTGCTGGACTCCCTGATGCAGG ACCTGGGGCAGCTACAGAGTGACCCTGAACCAGCTGTGGTGTCTGCTGCACATGTGTCTGCCCAGCAGGTAGCTCTGCTGGCCCGAACCCTGGAGCCACCCCACACCTCCCGTCTCCTGAGCCTGCACCTCCTGGCCCGCCTGGCCCGCCTAGGCACCCTGACCCATCAGGGCCACAGTGCCAGCCCTGCTCGGCCCCTACCCGTCTACACAGACAGCCCTTTCCAGCGCCGGAGCCTTGCAGACCGTTGGGGCTGTTTGGGAGCCAGCTGA
- the MROH6 gene encoding maestro heat-like repeat-containing protein family member 6 isoform X1, translated as MAGGVWGRGRVAPVGGLTLTALAEGIQGIQGQPLGSPSEDPQPDLAAEPGCAGATHTAGSVPCSPPSAQEPAPEGPSQATQSSWEDGALADLALYTAGCMEEAGYAGTQETALTLSSALEAQGERLENQVQALVCGLLSQVPSLAEGRPRRAALRVLSALALDHARDVVCALLPCSLPPDRPALTLPLAHTSRTAAELWRSLSRNQRVNGQVLVQLLWALKGAAGLQLDALAATHALGEMLTVSGCVGATRGFYPHLLLVLVTQLHKLAQGPRTPDSPKVWGPSHRGPPHSHASCAVEALKALLTGDGSRMVVTCMEQAGGWRRLVGAHTHLEGVLLLASAMVAHADHHLRGLFADLLPRLRSPDYAQRLTAMAFFTGLLQSRPTARLLREEAILERLRAWQGDPEPTVRWLGLLGLGHLALNRGKVRHVGTLLPALLGALGEGDTRLVGAALGALRRLLLRPRAPVRLLSSELRPRLPPLLDDARDSVRASAVGLLGTLVRRGRGGLRLGLRGPLRKLVLQSLVPLLLRLHDSSRDAAESSEWTLARCDQALRWGLLEEMVTVAHYDSPEALSRVCHRLVSQGTPAPVHLLQPLLLPQALLSQVQQYPSCVPTFLSQTQGYLRSPQGPLRRAAAVLIGFLAHHTSPSCVSQDLLDSLMQDLGQLQSDPEPAVVSAAHVSAQQVALLARTLEPPHTSRLLSLHLLARLARLGTLTHQGHSASPARPLPVYTDSPFQRRSLADRWGCLGAS; from the exons ATGGCTGGGGGTGTGTGGGGCCGGGGCCGGGTGGCTCCCGTGGGAGGCCTCACCTTGACAGCTCTGGCTGAAGGGATTCAGGGCATCCAGGGACAGCCCCTGGGATCCCCTTCTGAGGACCCTCAGCCTGATCTTGCTGCAGAGCCTGGGTGTGCTGGTGCCACCCACACAGCAGGCAGTGTGCCCTGTTCCCCACCCAGTGCCCAGGAGCCAGCCCCTGAGGGACCCTCACAG GCTACCCAGAGCTCCTGGGAAGATGGGGCCCTTGCAGACCTGGCCTTATACACAGCTGGCTGCATGGAAGAGGCCGGCTATGCAGGCACCCAGGAGACAGCTCTCACCCTCTCCTCAGCCCTGGAAGCCCAAGGGGAGAGGCTGGAGAATCAG GTGCAAGCCCTGGTGTGCGGGCTTCTGTCACAGGTGCCCAGCCTGGCAGAGGGCAGGCCCCGGCGGGCAGCCCTGCGGGTGCTGAGTGCACTAGCCCTGGACCACGCACGGGATGTGGTGTGTgcgctgctgccctgctcactgcCCCCTGACCG CCCAGCACTGACCTTGCCACTTGCCCATACCTCCAGGACGGCAGCTGAGCTGTGGCGCAGCCTGAGCCGGAACCAGCGTGTGAACGGGCAGGTGCTGGTGCAGCTGCTGTGGGCACTAAAGGGGGCTGCTGGGCTCCAGCTGGATGCGCTGGCG GCCACACATGCCCTCGGAGAGATGCTGACGGTCTCCGGCTGTGTAGGTGCTACGAGGGGCTTTTACCCGCACCTCCTACTTGTGCTGGTCACACAGCTGCACAAGCTCGCCCAGGGCCCACGCACCCCTGACAGTCCCAAGGTTTGGGGCCCATCCCACCGAGGACCACCACACAGCCATGCCAG CTGTGCGGTGGAGGCCTTGAAGGCCCTGCTTACGGGGGATGGCAGCCGCATGGTGGTCACGTGCATGGAGCAGGCAGGAGGCTGGAGGAGGCTGGTGGGAGCCCACACACATCTGGAGGGCGTCCTGCTGCTGGCCAG TGCCATGGTGGCACACGCTGACCACCACCTGAGAGGCCTCTTCGCAGACCTACTTCCGCGGCTGCGCAGCCCAGACTATGCGCAGCGCCTCACGGCCATGGCCTTTTTCACGGGG CTGTTGCAGAGCCGACCCACAGCGCGGCTGCTACGGGAGGAGGCCATCCTGGAGCGGCTCCGCGCCTGGCAGGGCGACCCCGAGCCCACCGTGCGCTGGCTGGGCCTGCTGGGCCTTGGCCACTTGGCACTGAACCGAGgaaag GTGCGGCACGTGGGCACGCTATTGCCCGCGCTCCTGGGCGCGCTGGGTGAGGGCGACACGCGCCTCGTGGGAGCCGCGCTGGGCGCGCTGCGGAGGCTCCTGCTGCGGCCTCGGGCTCCGGTGAGGTTGCTGAGCTCTGAGCTGCGGCCGCGCCTGCCACCGCTGCTGGACGAC GCCCGGGACTCAGTCCGAGCGTCAGCCGTAGGGCTGCTGGGGACGCTGGTgcggcggggccggggcgggCTCCGGCTGGGGCTCCGAGGCCCCCTGCGCAAACTGGTGCTGCAGAGTCTGGTGCCGCTGCTCTTGCGCCTGCACGACTCTAGCCGAGATGCAGCTGAG AGCTCAGAATGGACCCTGGCCCGCTGTGACCAGGCATTGCGTTGGGGTCTGCTGGAGGAGATGGTCACCGTTGCCCACTACGACAGCCCAGAGGCCCTCAGCCGCGTCTGCCATCGCCTG GTTTCCCAGGGGACCCCAGCCCCTGTACACCTTCTGCAGCCACTACTCTTGCCACAAGCCCTTCTGTCTCAGGTCCAGCAGTACCCAAGCTGTGTGCCCACCTTTCTGAGCCAGACCCAGGGCTATCTACGGAGCCCACAGGGGCCCCTGCGCCGGGCAGCTGCTGTGCTCATAG GCTTCCTCGCCCATCACACCAGCCCCAGCTGTGTCAGCCAGGACCTGCTGGACTCCCTGATGCAGG ACCTGGGGCAGCTACAGAGTGACCCTGAACCAGCTGTGGTGTCTGCTGCACATGTGTCTGCCCAGCAGGTAGCTCTGCTGGCCCGAACCCTGGAGCCACCCCACACCTCCCGTCTCCTGAGCCTGCACCTCCTGGCCCGCCTGGCCCGCCTAGGCACCCTGACCCATCAGGGCCACAGTGCCAGCCCTGCTCGGCCCCTACCCGTCTACACAGACAGCCCTTTCCAGCGCCGGAGCCTTGCAGACCGTTGGGGCTGTTTGGGAGCCAGCTGA